DNA sequence from the Bacteroidota bacterium genome:
TTTACACCAGCATAAAATTCGTCTGGGCGGCATCGCTTGCAGGCGCGTAAGCCGGCCTGTTGCGCTGCCGCCTCGGTGAAAAAGAACGTCACATTTTCAGCTTTGGGCTTTCGGGCCGGGCACGACGGCAGGCAATAAATCCCGGTGGTACGCACTCCCGTTATAAATAACCCGTTGGCTGCAGCATCACAGTGCAGCATGCGTGTTAACATCTCCTCGCGGGTAAGCGCCTTACTCATTTCAATGCACAGTATTCATTTCTAAAAATGTGGGGTCAATTTCGGCCTCCGGCAAAGTACCTGTTTGCAGCATCTGCTCGGTACGCGCTTGCAGGTAACCAGCAAAGCCCAGTGCGAGGGCCGGCCCGGTGCTAATGCGGGCAGCTCCAACAGCAGCCAATGTTGCATGGGCCGGCGCTCCGCTCATTGCCATAATATTTAACGGTATTGCAACTTGCGCTGCTAATTGGCGCACGGTATCAATATCGGTTACCCCCGGCACGAACATACCATCTGCGCCAGCATCAGCATACAAAGCAGCTCGCATGGCTACAGCTTCGACTTTCTCCTCGGCCGAAAGCCCACTGTCAACCATATACACATCTGTCCTTGCATTTATAAACAGATCACACCCCATAGCAGTGGCCGCTGACCGAGCACGCGCAATGCGGTCTGCCTGGGCATCCGGGTTTCGCAACATCGTCCCGCCGGGCCCTTTTGCGTCTTCCAGGTTAATCCCGACAACGCCGGCATCAAGGACCATACGCACGGTTTGGGCGACATCCTCGGGAGTTTCAGCGCCATACCCTCGCTCAATGTCAGCGGATACCGGCAGGTTGGTAACGCGTACAATATTGCGCAGTACGTCGCAAAGAACCTCCCTGGTCAAGTGTCCGCCATCCGGCAACCCCAAACTCCACGAAATACCTGCGCTTGTAGTAGCCAGTGCACTTGCGCCGGCTTTCTCGACCATCCGGGCGCTAATCACATCCCAAATATTGGGGAGAACAAGCGGCGCTTCTTTATGAAGGCCACGAAATATATTTGCCTTTTCTTGCTGTTTCATATCACGGTTGTTTGATTTAACGATGCCAGAATAGGCAACTAAAAACCGTTTGTCTTCCGGGATTTTTCAATTGATTTTTTTATTCCCGCTCAGCTCTTCACAAAAAGCATAAACATATTTAGCACATATAGCGTATCTTTGCGCAGTCCCACATCAAATTTATTGGGAAGCCGGCATCTAAATCCCACTCCGGGCATACAAGCAGGCTCCCTTGATACGAACACGTGCGCAGTATGCCAGCGGCTGACACCCTCATTCCGTTTCCCGAAGCGCCTGAAGCAACACAGGCCTCAGAAGAAGATCGCGACAAAGCCCGCCACAGCATTGTCATTCGTGGTGCGCGGCAGCACAATCTTAAAAACCTGAATCTCGACTTACCCCGCAACAAGCTCATTGTATTCACGGGCCCCTCGGGATCGGGCAAATCGTCTCTGGCTTTCGACACCATTTATGCGGAAGGCCAACGGCGATACGTAGAAAGCCTCAGCGCTTATGCGCGACAGTTCCTGGAGCGGATGGACAAACCGGATCTCGACCTCATCACGGGGCTCGCGCCGGCCATTGCTATCGAGCAGAAGACGGTTTCCCGAAACCCGCGCTCAACCGTTGCCACCCAAACCGAGATTTACGACCACATGCGGCTGCTTTTTGCGCGCATTGGCAAAACCATCTCGCCGGTAAGCAACGAAGAAGTAACCAAAGACTCTCCCCGTTCTGTAGCAGATATCCTACAGGAAACGTTGGAAGACAAGACCCGCTTTTACGTTTGTTACCCGGTCCCGGAGCACAAGAAAACACCCCTAAAGAAGGAGTTGGAAATCCTTCAGCATCGCGGGTATTTCAGGCTCTTGCTGATGCCGACCGAGAAAAAGGCAAAAGCCGGCGCGCATGCTACCGTAATCGACCTGAATGAAAAGCCCCCCGAGAAAGTCCGTGCAGCGAGGGAACGGCTGTTTGTTCTTGTAGATCGACTTGCCATCAAACAAGGAGACGAAGTCACTGCATCCCGTATAGCTGACTCGGTAGAACAAGCCTTTCGCGAAGGCGGCGGTCGATGCATTATCCAGGTCCATGAAGGACAGCGACTGGAATTTAGTGAGTTCTTTGAGCGCGACGGCATGCGGTTCGAAGAGCCTTCTCCGCATCTGTTCTCGTTCAACAATCCACTCGGTGCCTGCCCGACTTGCCAGGGATTCAGCCGCGTTCAAGGTCTCGACGAAGACCTGATTATCCCAAACCCTGACCTCTCTATTCGGCAAGGCGCCATTGCGTCATTCCGGACGCAAAAATGGTCCAAGTATTTCACAGCACTGATCAAGGTGGCGATGGAAGAACGGATTGACATCGA
Encoded proteins:
- a CDS encoding isocitrate lyase/phosphoenolpyruvate mutase family protein, translating into MKQQEKANIFRGLHKEAPLVLPNIWDVISARMVEKAGASALATTSAGISWSLGLPDGGHLTREVLCDVLRNIVRVTNLPVSADIERGYGAETPEDVAQTVRMVLDAGVVGINLEDAKGPGGTMLRNPDAQADRIARARSAATAMGCDLFINARTDVYMVDSGLSAEEKVEAVAMRAALYADAGADGMFVPGVTDIDTVRQLAAQVAIPLNIMAMSGAPAHATLAAVGAARISTGPALALGFAGYLQARTEQMLQTGTLPEAEIDPTFLEMNTVH